From one Anopheles cruzii chromosome 3, idAnoCruzAS_RS32_06, whole genome shotgun sequence genomic stretch:
- the LOC128269783 gene encoding uncharacterized protein LOC128269783 — translation MADLDERSRTVVEVIIKECLRKLQVLGWCTKNEQLCDTSGTYSIARLLENRSHGLHAVLNEIRSHSIDNFSGSLDVVSSLDDGEIKFDSSCSGEERLYYDRFEYVSRSKELARLRNGLRIVKFKCHEQNQKLHLESQNAMLKHRFVQYWEASRKEQLRHTIDLQAEQVGNELALKRRDKTQALRATTAIEEYYNWKLADIELQIEGWMNRFDSEKEVQDSRFQKARATEKQWNELRDIYEHQEREIERLQKELTRWTPAETNYPSQANKSGTEQQ, via the exons ATGGCGGACCTTGACGAAAGATCCCGAACGGTTGTTGAAGTGATTATTAAAGAATGCTTACGAAAGTTGCAAGTTCTGGGCTGGTGTACGAAAAACGAACAATTGTGCGACACTAGCGGAACATATTCCATCGCTCGGTTGCTGGAGAACAGAAGCCACGGTTTACATGCCGTTTTGAACGAAATACGCTCCCATTCGATCGACAACTTCTCAGGCTCCCTTGATGTGGTATCATCGTTAGACGATGGTGAAATAAAATTCGATAGTAGTTGCTCCGGTGAAGAGAGACTTTATTATGATCGGTTCGAATACGTGAGCCGTTCCAAAGAGTTGGCGCGCTTGCGCAACGGCTTAAGGATCGTAAAATTCAAATGCCACGAACAAAATCAAAAGTTACAT CTGGAGTCACAAAATGCAATGTTGAAACATCGTTTTGTGCAATACTGGGAAGCATCGCGCAAGGAACAACTGCGGCACACGATCGATCTACAGGCTGAGCAAGTTGGGAACGAACTAGCTTTGAAACGGCGAGACAAAACACAAGCCTTGCGCGCAACGACGGCAATCGAAGAGTACTACAACTGGAAGCTGGCCGATATTGAGCTACAAATCGAAGGATGGATGAATCGGTTCGATAGCGAAAAAGAGGTCCAAGATTCACGGTTCCAAAAGGCCCGGGCAACAGAAAAACAGTGGAACGAACTGCGGGACATCTACGAACATCAGGAGCGCGAAATCGAGAGGCTACAGAAAGAGCTGACGCGCTGGACTCCAGCAGAAA CTAATTATCCGTCTCAAGCAAACAAGAGTGGCACGGAACAACAGTAA
- the LOC128269784 gene encoding uncharacterized protein LOC128269784 encodes MARYRLLRRVLRRTKRFLLNFLNTSGAHGARYLVHGGLHIVERVVWITCISIALYGMAALAQRIWNRFQNSPTVISMDRNMFLWNTSFPSLTVCSQRRIDDEKLAQYIRMRGFDEDDAEQFREFVILLANVTYSTFLELPMYKTFAIPGYDYMELLHNLSWNIKPEVVIGTAGTLTSRPIVTEFGLCLAVNSRIAEYSSYPYWHGRRWDLLDVPDVLTVHPLDGEVYGQLISLKSAYEVFFHGPMEVADISARRYTFQDLYYTTVELSAQEILTSRNARDLSISQRQCRFSHESDQLTFSPVYSYSLCRIECRMKLANKRCGCVPHFYRAVGKRNFRYRICDFEGLRCLGEQSDELIKLRTAGKDVECNCLPNCDDSHFFVKAHVRTNEF; translated from the exons ATGGCACGGTACAGGCTTCTGCGACGAGTCCTTAGGCGCACGAAACGGTTTCTGCTAAACTTTCTCAACACCTCTGGTGCCCACGGTGCGCGGTACTTGGTGCACGGTGGATTGCACATCGTCGAGCGGGTGGTGTGGATTACCTGTATCTCGATCGCCCTGTACGGTATGGCAGCGCTGGCGCAGCGTATCTGGAACCGCTTCCAGAACTCGCCAACCGTCATCTCGATGGATCGGAACATGTTCCTGTGGAATACCAGCTTCCCGAGCCTGACCGTGTGCTCGCAACGGCGCATCGATGACGAGAAGCTGGCTCAGTACATCCGGATGCGTGGcttcgacgaggacgacgcgGAGCAGTTCCGAGAGTTCGTCATCCTGCTGGCCAACGTGACTTACAGTACGTTTCTGGAGCTGCCAATGTACAAAACGTTCGCCATTCCCGGGTATGATTACATGGAGCTTCTACACAACCTATCGTGGAACATTAAACCGGAGGTGGTCATCGGTACCGCCGGTACGCTGACCTCGCGGCCCATCGTGACCGAGTTTGGGCTGTGTCTGGCGGTAAACTCACGGATTGCCGAGTACAGCTCGTACCCGTATTGgcacggccgccggtgggaTCTCTTGGACGTACCCGACGTACTGACGGTGCATCCGCTCGACGGCGAAGTCTACGGGCAGCTGATCAGCCTAAAGAGTGCGTACGAAGTGTTTTTTCACGGACCGATGGAAGTGGCGGACATATCGGCCCGTCGTTACACCTTCCAGGACCTGTACTACACGACGGTCGAGCTGAGCGCCCAGGAAATTCTCACCTCACGCAACGCCCGTGATTTGTCCATCTCCCAGCGACAGTGTCGTTTCAGTCACGAGAGCGACCAACTCACGTTCAGTCCAGTCTACAGCTACAGCCTTTGCCGGATCGAGTGCCGTATGAAGCTGGCCAACAAGCGGTGTGGCTGTGTGCCCCATTTCTACCGTGCCGTGGGCAAGCGGAACTTCCGGTACCGCATTTGCGACTTTGAGGGACTCCGCTGCTTGGGAGAGCAATCAG ACGAACTGATAAAACTGCGCACGGCGGGAAAGGATGTCGAGTGCAATTGTCTACCCAACTGTGATGATTCCCATTTTTTCGTAAAGGCCCACGTACGTACAAATGAGTTCTGA